The following proteins come from a genomic window of Paramicrobacterium humi:
- the zapE gene encoding cell division protein ZapE, whose product MTIPSSQSGTIMHLTDRRPEMSAEDLASNLVPPPQFAHASFDSYRPDPDYPSQQAAVDYLRSFSAGPKPQKGGFFSRRRKEPEAKPGVYLDGGFGVGKTHLLAALWHAEPGTRKYFGTFIEYTALVGALGYAGAVKLLTGSTLICIDEFELDDPGDTMMMTRLLTELVSSGTRLAATSNTPPNALGEGRFAAQDFLREIHSLSSQFETLRIDGTDYRRRSVEGHARALDDDAVRERVDAAAASGTVVSLDGFDDLIAHLAHVHPSRFVKLIEGAELIAVQGVRVLDSQAAALRLVAFIDRVYDAQLPVVASGIPLDEVFTDEMLNGGFRKKYLRAMSRMIALTEQQ is encoded by the coding sequence ATGACTATTCCCTCGTCACAATCCGGGACGATCATGCACCTCACCGATCGGCGCCCCGAGATGTCGGCGGAGGACCTCGCGTCGAACCTCGTGCCGCCGCCGCAGTTCGCGCATGCGAGCTTCGACAGCTACCGGCCCGACCCCGACTACCCGTCGCAGCAGGCGGCCGTCGACTACCTGCGCTCGTTCTCGGCGGGCCCGAAGCCACAGAAGGGCGGCTTCTTCTCCCGCCGACGCAAGGAGCCCGAGGCGAAGCCCGGCGTGTACCTCGACGGAGGGTTCGGCGTCGGCAAGACCCACTTGCTCGCGGCGCTCTGGCACGCCGAGCCGGGCACGCGCAAGTACTTCGGCACGTTCATCGAGTACACGGCGCTCGTCGGCGCCCTCGGCTACGCGGGAGCCGTGAAGCTCCTGACCGGGTCGACGCTCATCTGCATCGACGAGTTCGAGCTCGACGACCCGGGCGACACGATGATGATGACGCGCCTGCTCACCGAACTCGTGTCAAGCGGCACACGCCTCGCGGCGACATCGAACACGCCCCCGAACGCGCTCGGCGAGGGCCGCTTCGCCGCACAGGACTTCCTCCGCGAGATCCACTCTCTCTCGTCGCAGTTCGAGACGCTGCGCATCGACGGCACCGACTACCGCAGGCGCAGCGTCGAGGGCCACGCGCGCGCGCTCGATGACGACGCTGTGCGTGAGCGGGTCGACGCGGCAGCGGCATCCGGCACCGTCGTCTCCCTCGACGGGTTCGACGACCTCATCGCCCACCTCGCGCACGTGCACCCCTCGCGGTTCGTCAAGCTCATCGAGGGCGCGGAGCTCATCGCCGTGCAGGGCGTTCGCGTTCTCGACTCTCAGGCCGCCGCGCTTCGTCTCGTCGCGTTCATCGACCGGGTCTACGACGCACAGCTGCCCGTCGTCGCGAGCGGAATCCCGCTCGACGAGGTGTTCACCGACGAGATGCTGAACGGCGGCTTCCGCAAGAAGTACCTGCGCGCGATGTCGCGCATGATCGCTCTCACCGAGCAGCAGTGA
- a CDS encoding ammonium transporter produces the protein MDTGSIAWGVVATALVLLMTPGVAFFYGGLVKAKSVVSMMMMSFGALALIGVLWVLYGANMSTVGSVWDFAGNPFSDFGLGAMAAGDTANTDLLGVAFSATFAIITVALISGAIADRARFGSWMLFAGAWATLVYFPVAAWVWGGGWILHLGTTLFGAETTTAVIDYAGGTAVHINAGAAALALTLVLGKRTGFGKGFDKPHNVPLVLLGAALLWFGWFGFNAGAEWLNELAGSGLIVLNTLGATAAAIIGWLVVEKIKDGKPTSVGAASGAVSGLVAITPACANLTPGWSLLLGVVTGAVCALAVELKYRLGYDDALDVVGIHLVGGLIGTLYLGFFATGTGLFTGGGVQQLVLQLIAALAVLVYSFVVAWVLGFAIEKTIGFRLTEKDEAAGVDSSVHGESAYAMEIDARV, from the coding sequence ATGGACACCGGCAGCATCGCCTGGGGAGTCGTCGCCACGGCGCTCGTGCTCCTCATGACACCGGGAGTGGCGTTCTTCTACGGCGGTCTCGTGAAGGCCAAGAGCGTCGTCAGCATGATGATGATGAGCTTCGGCGCACTTGCGCTCATCGGCGTGCTCTGGGTGCTCTACGGCGCCAACATGAGCACCGTCGGCAGCGTGTGGGATTTCGCAGGGAACCCCTTCTCGGACTTCGGCCTCGGCGCGATGGCGGCGGGGGATACCGCGAACACTGACCTGCTCGGCGTCGCCTTCAGCGCAACGTTCGCCATCATCACCGTCGCCCTCATCTCGGGAGCGATCGCCGACCGGGCCCGATTCGGCTCATGGATGCTGTTCGCCGGGGCCTGGGCGACGCTCGTGTACTTCCCGGTCGCCGCGTGGGTGTGGGGCGGCGGCTGGATCCTGCACCTCGGCACCACCCTCTTCGGCGCCGAGACCACGACCGCGGTCATCGACTACGCGGGCGGCACGGCGGTGCACATCAACGCGGGCGCCGCGGCCCTCGCGCTCACGCTCGTGCTCGGCAAGCGGACGGGCTTCGGGAAGGGCTTCGACAAGCCCCACAACGTTCCGCTCGTGCTGCTGGGCGCCGCTCTGCTGTGGTTCGGCTGGTTCGGGTTCAACGCGGGCGCCGAGTGGCTCAACGAGCTCGCGGGCAGCGGCCTGATCGTGCTCAACACGCTCGGCGCGACGGCGGCGGCGATCATCGGCTGGCTCGTGGTCGAAAAGATCAAGGACGGCAAACCGACCTCGGTCGGCGCCGCCTCTGGAGCGGTCTCCGGGCTCGTCGCCATCACGCCGGCGTGCGCGAACCTGACGCCGGGCTGGTCGCTCCTGCTCGGCGTCGTCACGGGCGCGGTGTGCGCCCTCGCCGTCGAACTGAAGTACCGTCTCGGCTATGACGACGCGCTCGACGTCGTCGGCATCCACCTCGTCGGCGGGCTCATCGGCACGCTCTACCTCGGCTTCTTCGCCACGGGGACCGGGCTGTTCACCGGCGGCGGCGTGCAGCAGCTCGTGCTGCAGCTGATCGCGGCACTCGCGGTGCTGGTCTACAGCTTCGTCGTCGCCTGGGTGCTGGGCTTCGCGATCGAGAAGACCATCGGCTTCCGCCTGACCGAGAAGGACGAGGCCGCCGGCGTCGACAGCTCGGTGCACGGGGAGAGCGCGTACGCGATGGAGATCGACGCGCGCGTCTGA
- a CDS encoding VOC family protein — MSETTNTVNYFEIGTPDPEAARAFYGEVFGWEFGPAGPAGYGTVNQGAGGLWDTSGIGAGAWAVFYVEVTDIQASVDAALSHGAQTVLPLVDNGVILFTHLADPAGNRFGIWQRKSAD; from the coding sequence ATGAGCGAGACAACGAACACAGTGAACTACTTCGAGATCGGCACCCCGGATCCCGAAGCCGCCCGCGCGTTCTACGGGGAGGTTTTCGGATGGGAGTTCGGTCCCGCCGGGCCGGCCGGGTACGGCACGGTGAACCAAGGCGCGGGCGGTCTGTGGGACACCAGCGGGATCGGGGCGGGGGCGTGGGCCGTGTTCTACGTCGAGGTCACCGACATCCAGGCGAGCGTCGACGCGGCACTGTCGCACGGCGCCCAGACGGTGCTGCCGCTCGTCGACAACGGCGTCATTCTGTTCACCCACCTCGCCGACCCGGCAGGCAATCGATTCGGCATCTGGCAGCGTAAGAGCGCCGACTGA
- a CDS encoding GyrI-like domain-containing protein: MIADLLPLYEESPGALRDRLEAHITGLDQAARQIAAQRSLAVALALALDDAEPVVAEREFAAARVLMLRRTVACYPAEGELWAELRTTLASRSGVDPAAFGELIGATYFDEEYRDEDVEMAIWRDYHGSFSPHGGFEVVDLPAQHVAWTTHYGGFETIGRATEALGAWISEHARRRVGPLFNVYVVGPGREADPAKWVTEVSVPIA; encoded by the coding sequence TTGATCGCCGATCTGCTGCCGCTCTACGAGGAATCGCCGGGCGCGCTTCGTGACCGGCTGGAAGCGCACATCACGGGGCTGGACCAGGCTGCGCGCCAGATCGCCGCCCAGAGAAGCCTCGCCGTAGCGCTGGCACTCGCGCTCGACGATGCCGAGCCGGTGGTGGCCGAGCGTGAGTTCGCAGCAGCGCGGGTGCTTATGCTGCGGCGCACGGTAGCCTGCTATCCGGCCGAGGGAGAGCTGTGGGCGGAACTGCGAACCACACTCGCGTCGCGGTCGGGCGTGGATCCGGCCGCATTCGGGGAGCTGATCGGAGCGACCTATTTCGATGAGGAGTACCGGGACGAGGACGTGGAGATGGCGATCTGGCGCGACTACCACGGGTCCTTCTCCCCGCACGGCGGGTTCGAGGTCGTCGACCTCCCCGCACAGCACGTCGCCTGGACGACGCACTACGGCGGCTTCGAGACGATCGGACGGGCGACGGAGGCACTTGGCGCGTGGATCAGCGAACATGCTCGGAGGCGGGTCGGTCCACTGTTCAACGTCTACGTCGTCGGTCCGGGCCGCGAGGCCGACCCCGCCAAGTGGGTTACCGAGGTGAGCGTTCCGATCGCCTGA